A part of Streptomyces sp. DSM 40750 genomic DNA contains:
- a CDS encoding alcohol dehydrogenase catalytic domain-containing protein, with the protein MRATIIHAPGDIRVEDVPAPEIVNPTDAIIRTVVTCVCGSDLWPYRGIEPTDEPHPMGHEYVGIVEEVGREVTSVKPGQFVVGSFATSDNACPNCQAGYQSNCVRREFMSTCQGEYVRIPNAHGTLVATPDLPADESVPSLLAVSDVMGTGWYAAVAAEVGPGSTAVVVGDGAVGLCGVIAAKELGAERIIAMSRHESRQKLALEFGATDIVTERGEEGIARVKELTNGNRYGGVRHLFAALDLAKDKLCGHIKPVKKRTQFLEFCRYLRTLYPPNTRIAIVCDNFSPKPSVLKLWITSRTRSSLGERHLGGPRHRHALRGEQDHLGPAPGHHRPGPPADDPQKPPPLVIVDLSDTYSLCHSDRLSDTRRPAQHRDGASHHNRANVA; encoded by the coding sequence ATGCGCGCAACGATCATTCACGCCCCTGGCGACATCCGTGTCGAGGACGTCCCCGCGCCCGAGATCGTCAACCCGACCGACGCGATCATCCGTACCGTCGTCACCTGCGTGTGCGGCTCGGACCTGTGGCCCTACCGTGGCATAGAACCCACCGACGAACCCCATCCGATGGGTCATGAGTACGTCGGCATCGTCGAGGAGGTCGGCCGCGAGGTCACCTCGGTCAAGCCGGGACAGTTCGTGGTCGGCTCCTTCGCCACCTCGGACAACGCCTGCCCGAACTGCCAGGCGGGCTACCAGTCCAACTGCGTTCGCCGCGAGTTCATGAGCACCTGTCAGGGCGAGTATGTCCGTATCCCCAACGCGCACGGCACGCTCGTCGCCACTCCTGATCTGCCCGCCGACGAGTCCGTGCCCAGCCTGCTCGCCGTGTCCGACGTGATGGGCACAGGCTGGTACGCCGCCGTCGCCGCGGAGGTCGGGCCCGGCTCGACGGCCGTGGTCGTCGGAGACGGCGCGGTCGGTCTGTGCGGCGTCATCGCCGCCAAGGAGCTGGGCGCGGAACGGATCATCGCGATGAGCCGGCACGAGTCCCGGCAGAAGCTGGCCCTGGAGTTCGGCGCCACCGACATCGTCACCGAGCGCGGCGAAGAAGGCATCGCCCGCGTGAAGGAGCTGACGAACGGCAACCGCTACGGCGGAGTCCGGCACCTGTTCGCCGCCCTGGACCTGGCCAAGGACAAGCTCTGCGGCCACATCAAGCCGGTCAAGAAGCGCACGCAGTTCCTGGAGTTCTGCCGCTACCTGCGCACTCTCTACCCGCCGAACACCCGCATTGCGATCGTCTGCGACAACTTCTCCCCGAAGCCGTCGGTGTTGAAGTTGTGGATCACATCGCGGACCCGGTCATCGCTGGGTGAACGACACCTCGGCGGTCCTCGCCACCGGCATGCCCTGCGCGGCGAGCAGGACCATCTGGGCCCGGCGCCAGGTCACCACCGACCCGGTCCCCCTGCGGATGATCCGCAGAAGCCGCCGCCCCTCGTCATCGTCGATCTCTCGGACACGTACTCGCTCTGCCACTCGGACAGGCTGTCGGACACGCGCCGCCCTGCACAGCATCGGGACGGCGCGTCACATCACAACAGGGCCAACGTTGCTTGA
- a CDS encoding zinc ribbon domain-containing protein: MQEAVMLQTESHEQAELAEDSEASVFYPTPAGTPTPSAVSGELFFQRCLWCGTPAYRRSFCRACGATAFKPERSTGAGVLVRRIGQVPLNTWFVSIDEGFNLLCQVTRKEPVVVAVGARVRVVRAVAPLDQGLPLVELTYRATSLERWR, from the coding sequence GTGCAGGAGGCCGTGATGCTCCAGACAGAATCCCACGAACAAGCCGAGCTCGCGGAAGACTCCGAAGCGTCTGTCTTCTACCCGACACCGGCAGGCACACCGACGCCGTCGGCGGTCAGTGGCGAACTCTTCTTCCAGCGCTGCCTCTGGTGCGGCACCCCGGCCTACCGACGCTCGTTCTGCCGGGCTTGCGGGGCCACTGCCTTCAAACCGGAGCGCAGCACCGGTGCAGGGGTCCTCGTTCGCCGTATCGGCCAGGTTCCGCTCAACACATGGTTCGTCTCGATAGACGAGGGCTTCAACCTGCTCTGCCAGGTGACGAGGAAGGAACCGGTCGTGGTCGCGGTCGGGGCGAGGGTACGAGTCGTGCGGGCCGTGGCTCCCCTCGACCAAGGGCTTCCCCTCGTCGAACTCACTTACCGGGCAACGTCCTTGGAGCGTTGGCGGTGA
- a CDS encoding PhoX family protein, which produces MAAAASVPFQALAARTAAAEPVKLEFDAGYGPLHPAKDQATGLELLHLPRGFEYISYGWTNDLMDDGVRTPGSHDGMAAFRYGDRLHLVRNHERGAGPAFAAPAYNPEAGGGTTTLVFDPDAGQWLESYGSLGGTMRNCAGGPTPWNTWLTCEETFSTTAGKRHGYIFEVASRGKGNPEPYKAMGRFNHEAIAIDPATGYVYETEDRGDASLYRFVPAVPGDLSKGGRLEALRIGSTTYDTRLDGEKAYGSVSWVPVDDVDPAADTVRLQAQAGGAAVFSRLEGAWYGNDRIYVITTDGGPARQGQVFELDPATDEFRVLFASPGAEVLNAPDNMCVSPRGGLVLCEDGSGTEYVHGLTTDGEIFRFATNTVDLRGGTAGKNVPAADHRGSEWAGSVFEPKNGNWLFVNIQTPGITFAITGPWTQGAL; this is translated from the coding sequence GTGGCCGCGGCCGCTTCCGTCCCCTTCCAGGCCCTTGCCGCGCGCACGGCCGCCGCCGAGCCGGTCAAACTCGAGTTCGACGCCGGGTACGGCCCGCTGCACCCGGCCAAGGACCAGGCGACCGGCCTGGAACTGCTGCATCTGCCGCGCGGATTCGAGTACATCTCCTACGGCTGGACCAACGACCTCATGGACGACGGCGTGCGCACCCCGGGCTCGCACGACGGCATGGCGGCATTCCGCTACGGCGACAGGCTCCACCTCGTCCGCAACCACGAGCGCGGCGCCGGCCCCGCCTTCGCCGCTCCCGCGTACAACCCCGAGGCCGGCGGCGGCACCACCACCCTGGTCTTCGACCCGGACGCCGGCCAGTGGCTGGAGTCCTACGGCAGCCTCGGCGGCACCATGCGCAACTGCGCCGGCGGTCCCACCCCGTGGAACACCTGGCTCACCTGCGAGGAAACCTTTTCCACGACCGCCGGCAAACGCCACGGCTACATCTTCGAGGTCGCCTCGCGGGGCAAGGGCAACCCCGAGCCCTACAAAGCCATGGGCCGGTTCAACCACGAGGCCATCGCCATCGACCCGGCGACCGGCTACGTCTACGAGACCGAGGACCGCGGCGACGCATCGCTGTACCGCTTCGTTCCGGCGGTACCCGGTGATCTGTCCAAGGGCGGCCGGCTGGAGGCCCTGCGCATCGGCAGCACTACGTACGACACCCGCCTCGACGGCGAGAAGGCGTACGGCAGCGTCTCCTGGGTGCCCGTGGACGACGTCGACCCGGCGGCGGACACCGTGCGGCTCCAGGCGCAGGCAGGCGGCGCCGCGGTGTTCAGCCGCCTCGAAGGCGCCTGGTACGGCAACGACCGCATCTACGTCATCACGACCGACGGCGGCCCGGCCCGTCAGGGACAGGTCTTCGAACTCGACCCGGCCACCGACGAGTTCCGGGTGCTGTTCGCCTCGCCCGGCGCCGAGGTCCTCAACGCGCCGGACAACATGTGCGTCAGCCCGCGCGGCGGCCTGGTGCTCTGCGAGGACGGCAGCGGCACCGAATACGTCCACGGGCTGACCACGGACGGCGAGATCTTCCGCTTCGCCACCAACACCGTGGACCTGCGCGGCGGGACCGCAGGCAAGAACGTCCCGGCGGCCGACCACCGGGGCTCGGAGTGGGCCGGCTCGGTGTTCGAGCCGAAGAACGGCAACTGGCTGTTCGTGAACATCCAGACCCCGGGCATCACGTTCGCGATCACCGGCCCCTGGACCCAGGGCGCCTTGTAG
- a CDS encoding electron transfer flavoprotein subunit alpha/FixB family protein: MPDVLVLVDHDGERVHKSTYELLTAARRLGDPAAVVVGTPGTAARLKEALARHGATSVYAAESPEAGEFLSTPAVDALELAVREVSPAAVLVSATTDGKEVAGRLAARLDAGLLVDAVDLDSSGVATQVVFGGSYTVRSQVTHGLPVIAVRPGSFESEERPVEAGERQLALPPVDRAASARITARRAVLAGDRPELTEATVVVSGGRGVAGADGFKVVEELADALRGAVGASRAAVDAGYYPHQYQVGQTGKSVSPQLYIALGISGAIQHLAGMRTSKTIVAVNKDPEAPILELADYAVVGDLFAVAPQLAQEVAARREAG; this comes from the coding sequence ATGCCCGATGTCCTCGTCCTCGTCGACCACGACGGGGAACGCGTCCACAAGTCCACGTATGAACTCCTCACCGCCGCACGGCGGTTGGGCGACCCGGCCGCAGTCGTCGTGGGAACCCCCGGCACTGCGGCCCGCCTCAAGGAAGCCCTCGCCCGTCATGGCGCCACGAGCGTCTACGCGGCCGAATCCCCCGAAGCGGGCGAATTTCTCTCTACGCCGGCCGTCGACGCCCTGGAACTCGCGGTACGAGAGGTCTCCCCGGCCGCCGTCCTGGTCTCCGCGACGACGGACGGCAAGGAGGTGGCCGGGCGTCTCGCCGCTCGGCTGGACGCCGGGCTGCTGGTCGACGCGGTCGACCTGGACTCGTCCGGCGTGGCCACCCAGGTTGTCTTCGGCGGGTCGTACACCGTGCGCTCACAGGTCACCCACGGTCTGCCGGTGATCGCCGTGCGGCCGGGTTCCTTCGAGTCGGAGGAGCGTCCCGTGGAAGCGGGGGAGCGGCAACTCGCCCTGCCGCCGGTCGACCGTGCGGCATCCGCCCGCATCACCGCCCGGCGAGCCGTGCTCGCGGGCGACCGCCCCGAGCTCACCGAGGCGACCGTCGTCGTGTCCGGCGGACGTGGTGTCGCGGGAGCGGACGGCTTCAAGGTGGTGGAGGAACTGGCCGACGCCCTGCGCGGAGCGGTGGGCGCCTCACGTGCCGCGGTCGACGCCGGCTACTACCCGCACCAGTACCAGGTGGGGCAGACCGGCAAGTCCGTCTCCCCGCAGCTGTACATCGCCCTGGGCATCTCAGGGGCCATCCAGCACCTCGCCGGCATGCGGACCTCCAAGACGATCGTCGCGGTCAACAAGGACCCCGAGGCGCCGATCCTCGAACTGGCCGACTACGCCGTGGTGGGCGACCTGTTCGCCGTGGCCCCTCAGCTGGCCCAGGAAGTGGCCGCCCGCAGGGAAGCCGGTTGA
- a CDS encoding phytase, producing MTAVAVLPTSAQAVDGPASLTATTETPALYGDDAGGNADADDPAIWRNAADPDASLVIATAKEGGLRVYDLAGKEVQSIAAPPAPTPDDKPGRFNNVDLISGFPLPTGRADIAVVTDRGRDHLRVYRITPGAAQPLTDITDASAPLVFSKTLDEVNNQTTPYGLATWTDKSTGRSYAVVSQRSRTRLALLELKATSTGAVTYQQVRTYDLPSSFTLPNGRSWTPCADPGDLPQVEGMVVDPVNKVLYAGQEDIGIWRLPADLGGKPKLIDKVREYGVPATYDEATEECVAGADPGYGGTHLSADVEGLTILDEGSGDGYLLSSSQGDNTFAAYDREVSDNNEYESGFRIAAGTVDGSEECDGAAVLNVPLGSRYPNGLLVVQDGHNTPDETDADGETRDNTNFKFVDLGKLENALN from the coding sequence ATGACCGCCGTGGCGGTCCTGCCCACCTCGGCCCAGGCCGTCGACGGGCCGGCGAGCCTGACCGCCACCACCGAGACCCCCGCCCTGTACGGCGACGACGCCGGCGGCAACGCCGACGCCGACGACCCGGCGATCTGGCGCAACGCCGCCGACCCGGATGCCAGCCTGGTGATCGCCACCGCCAAGGAAGGCGGCCTGCGCGTGTACGACCTGGCCGGCAAGGAGGTGCAGTCGATAGCGGCGCCGCCCGCCCCCACCCCCGACGACAAGCCGGGCCGCTTCAACAACGTGGACCTGATCTCCGGATTCCCGCTGCCGACCGGCCGCGCCGACATCGCCGTCGTCACCGACCGGGGCCGCGACCACCTGCGCGTCTACCGCATCACACCGGGCGCCGCCCAGCCGCTGACGGACATCACCGACGCATCGGCCCCGCTGGTCTTCTCCAAGACCCTGGACGAGGTCAACAACCAGACCACCCCCTACGGTCTGGCCACCTGGACGGACAAGTCCACCGGCCGTTCCTACGCCGTCGTCAGTCAGCGCAGCCGCACCCGGCTGGCCCTGCTGGAGCTGAAGGCCACCTCCACCGGGGCGGTCACCTACCAGCAGGTGCGCACGTACGACCTGCCGTCCTCCTTCACCCTGCCCAACGGCCGGTCCTGGACGCCGTGTGCCGACCCCGGTGACCTCCCGCAGGTCGAGGGCATGGTCGTTGACCCGGTGAACAAGGTGCTCTACGCAGGCCAGGAGGACATCGGCATCTGGCGGCTGCCCGCCGACCTGGGCGGCAAGCCCAAGCTGATCGACAAGGTGCGGGAGTACGGCGTCCCCGCGACCTACGACGAGGCGACCGAGGAGTGCGTGGCGGGCGCCGACCCCGGCTACGGCGGCACGCACCTGTCCGCCGACGTCGAGGGTCTGACCATCCTCGACGAGGGCTCCGGTGACGGCTACCTGCTCTCCTCCAGCCAGGGCGACAACACCTTCGCCGCGTACGACCGCGAGGTGTCCGACAACAACGAGTACGAGAGCGGCTTCCGGATCGCCGCCGGCACCGTCGACGGCTCCGAGGAGTGCGACGGCGCGGCCGTGCTGAACGTTCCCCTGGGCTCCCGCTACCCCAACGGCCTGCTCGTGGTGCAGGACGGGCACAACACCCCGGACGAGACGGACGCGGACGGGGAGACCCGGGACAACACCAACTTCAAGTTCGTCGATCTGGGCAAGCTCGAGAATGCGCTGAACTAG
- a CDS encoding CaiB/BaiF CoA transferase family protein produces the protein MSTQHKVPDGRADDPGASARGALDGLRIADFSRVLAGPYATMLLADLGADVVKVERPGIGDDTRAWHPPADHDGTSTYFLSVNRNKRSIVLDLTTEVGRAQARALVAESDVLVENFRPGTMERLDLGHRELRAQRPELIYCSISGFGSGAGAAIPGYDLLVQAVGGLMSVTGEAHGEPVKAGVALVDVITGLHASLGILAALRHRDATGEGQLVEVNLLGSLLSAMVNQASAFAVAGVVPGRMGNAHPSIAPYETLPTADRPLALAVGNDRQFAALAEVVGEPGLAVDDRFRTNADRVAHHAGLRDILAKRLSAAGADHWSAVLLAAGVPAGPVNTLDEAFAFAHRLGLPGVVDFPAAPVDGEEGRPARQVAHPISLSGTPAQYRFPPPRLGQHTAEILHGPSDRLPV, from the coding sequence GTGAGCACTCAGCACAAGGTTCCGGACGGACGCGCCGACGACCCCGGTGCATCGGCGCGGGGCGCGCTCGACGGCCTGCGCATCGCCGACTTCTCCCGGGTTCTCGCCGGGCCCTACGCCACGATGCTCCTCGCCGACCTCGGCGCCGACGTGGTGAAGGTCGAGCGGCCGGGCATCGGGGACGACACCCGGGCCTGGCACCCGCCGGCGGACCATGACGGCACGTCGACCTACTTCCTGAGCGTCAACCGGAACAAGAGGTCGATCGTGCTCGACCTGACCACGGAGGTCGGCCGCGCACAGGCACGCGCCCTGGTCGCCGAGTCCGACGTGCTGGTGGAGAACTTCCGGCCCGGCACGATGGAGCGGCTGGACCTCGGCCACCGGGAGCTCCGTGCGCAGCGCCCGGAGCTGATCTACTGCTCGATCAGTGGCTTCGGCAGCGGTGCGGGCGCCGCGATCCCCGGGTACGACCTACTCGTGCAGGCCGTCGGCGGCCTGATGAGCGTGACCGGGGAGGCGCACGGAGAGCCGGTGAAGGCCGGCGTGGCCCTCGTCGACGTGATCACCGGACTGCACGCCTCGCTCGGCATCCTGGCGGCCCTCCGGCACCGGGACGCCACTGGTGAGGGGCAGCTCGTGGAGGTGAATCTGCTCGGCTCACTGCTGTCGGCCATGGTCAACCAGGCGTCGGCATTCGCTGTCGCCGGTGTGGTTCCGGGACGCATGGGCAACGCGCACCCGAGCATCGCCCCGTACGAGACCCTTCCCACCGCCGACCGTCCGCTCGCCCTCGCGGTGGGCAACGACCGGCAGTTCGCGGCGCTCGCCGAGGTCGTCGGGGAACCCGGTCTCGCTGTCGACGACCGCTTCCGCACCAACGCCGACCGAGTCGCCCACCATGCCGGACTCCGGGACATCCTGGCCAAGCGGCTCAGTGCCGCGGGCGCCGACCACTGGTCGGCCGTCCTGCTGGCCGCCGGGGTGCCCGCCGGACCGGTCAACACCCTCGACGAGGCCTTCGCCTTCGCCCACAGGCTCGGTCTGCCCGGCGTCGTCGACTTCCCCGCCGCACCCGTCGACGGGGAAGAAGGCAGGCCCGCCCGGCAGGTCGCGCACCCCATCTCGCTGAGCGGGACACCCGCGCAGTACCGCTTTCCTCCGCCCCGCCTGGGTCAGCACACCGCGGAGATCCTCCACGGCCCGTCCGACCGTCTCCCCGTGTGA
- a CDS encoding flavin reductase family protein yields MSPLATTPTDPAVLRQAFGCFPSGVTALCALDSGTPVGMAASTFTPVSLRPPLVSVCVQDTSSTWPKLREQGRLGLSVLAEGQDLVCRSLAGKDRDRFAEVDWEASEEGSVYIHGAGLWLDCSVHAELPGGDHTIVLLEIHALRAEPDREPLVFHGSRFRRLAA; encoded by the coding sequence ATGAGCCCGCTCGCGACGACACCGACGGACCCCGCCGTTCTGCGCCAGGCGTTCGGCTGCTTCCCGTCGGGGGTGACAGCCCTGTGCGCACTTGATTCGGGTACGCCGGTGGGCATGGCCGCGAGTACGTTCACTCCCGTCTCCCTTCGACCGCCTCTGGTGTCGGTCTGCGTCCAGGACACCTCGTCGACCTGGCCGAAGCTGCGCGAGCAGGGCCGCCTGGGCCTGAGCGTCCTGGCCGAGGGACAGGACCTGGTCTGCCGTTCGCTGGCCGGCAAGGACCGGGACCGGTTCGCGGAGGTCGACTGGGAGGCGTCCGAGGAGGGCAGCGTGTACATCCACGGTGCCGGCCTCTGGCTGGACTGCTCGGTCCACGCCGAGCTGCCCGGCGGCGACCACACGATCGTCCTGCTGGAGATCCACGCCCTGAGGGCCGAACCCGACCGGGAGCCACTGGTGTTCCACGGCAGCCGGTTCCGCCGTCTGGCCGCTTGA
- a CDS encoding electron transfer flavoprotein subunit beta/FixA family protein — MNIVVLVKQVPDTAAERTLSEADHTLDRENADLVLDEINERAAEEALMLKETVGAEVTVVSMGPGSALDAIRKVLAMGADRGIHICDDRLRGTDVVTTAKVLAAAVRTVEDVDLVLAGNATTDGQASAVPAIVADLLGLPQLTHARELTVDAGRVRAEREAENGEATLDAPLPALVSVTEKINEPRYPSFKGIMAAKRKPVETVDLDDLFPDVDDTGLLVSRTHVMEAVPRPARAAGIRVTDDGSAGRRLVDYLIAQKLV, encoded by the coding sequence GTGAACATCGTCGTACTCGTCAAGCAGGTTCCGGACACCGCTGCCGAGCGCACCCTGTCCGAGGCCGACCACACCCTGGACCGCGAGAACGCCGACCTCGTCCTGGACGAGATCAACGAGCGGGCCGCGGAGGAGGCCCTGATGCTGAAGGAGACGGTGGGCGCCGAGGTCACCGTCGTGTCCATGGGGCCCGGCTCCGCACTCGATGCCATCCGCAAGGTCCTGGCGATGGGCGCCGACCGCGGCATCCACATCTGCGACGACAGGCTCCGGGGCACCGACGTCGTGACCACGGCGAAGGTGCTTGCAGCCGCCGTGCGGACGGTGGAGGACGTCGACCTGGTACTCGCGGGCAACGCGACGACCGACGGACAGGCGAGCGCGGTCCCCGCCATCGTCGCGGACCTGCTCGGCCTGCCGCAGCTGACGCATGCCAGGGAGCTGACCGTCGACGCGGGACGGGTACGAGCGGAGCGCGAGGCCGAGAACGGCGAGGCGACGCTCGACGCACCGCTGCCCGCGCTGGTCAGCGTCACCGAGAAGATCAACGAACCCCGCTACCCCTCCTTCAAGGGGATCATGGCCGCCAAGAGGAAGCCGGTGGAGACGGTCGATCTCGACGACCTGTTCCCCGACGTGGACGACACCGGGCTCCTCGTGAGCCGCACCCACGTGATGGAGGCCGTCCCGCGTCCGGCACGGGCCGCCGGAATCCGTGTCACGGACGACGGCTCGGCCGGCCGGCGACTCGTCGACTACCTGATCGCCCAGAAGCTCGTCTGA
- a CDS encoding DDE-type integrase/transposase/recombinase — MHENLPDEAARSKVTVLRDDIEPGSEAQIDYGFLGQWINPTSGKRHRIWAFVMMLPASRHMFVRPVTHMDQHAWTLAHAEAFRFFGGVPRRLLPDNPKTGVDKPDPQLNPARNAAVPAAPGTWGARSCARDWRVTPVTSGSSPWQRRREAENGNDAGFAPRMPSDA, encoded by the coding sequence GTGCACGAGAACCTGCCCGACGAGGCGGCCCGCTCGAAGGTCACGGTGCTGCGGGATGACATCGAGCCGGGCTCGGAGGCCCAGATCGACTACGGCTTCCTGGGGCAGTGGATCAACCCGACCAGCGGGAAACGGCATCGGATCTGGGCGTTTGTGATGATGCTGCCCGCCTCGCGGCACATGTTCGTCCGCCCGGTGACGCACATGGACCAGCACGCCTGGACCCTCGCACACGCGGAAGCCTTCCGCTTCTTCGGCGGCGTCCCGCGCCGCCTGCTGCCGGACAACCCCAAGACCGGGGTCGACAAGCCGGACCCACAGCTGAACCCGGCTCGGAACGCTGCTGTCCCGGCTGCACCAGGGACGTGGGGTGCCCGCAGTTGCGCTCGCGACTGGCGAGTCACCCCCGTGACATCGGGCTCATCTCCCTGGCAGAGGCGGCGCGAGGCGGAGAACGGAAATGACGCTGGCTTTGCCCCGCGGATGCCCTCAGATGCTTAG
- a CDS encoding acyl-CoA dehydrogenase family protein — protein sequence MSGKPLKDPLDLLDIASVLTDEEREIQATVARFVADRVRPHIGEWFESAHFARELAPELGKLGVLGMHLEGYGCAGTNAVGYGLACLELEAADSGFRSFVSVQGSLSMFSIWKWGSEEQKREWLPRLAAGEAIGCFGLTEPDFGSNPSDMRTKAVRDGDDWTLNGSKMWITNGGIADVATVWAQTEDGIRGFLVPRGTPGFTTQDIKQKMSLRASITSELYFDNVRLPDSARLPLAEGLRGPLSCLNEARFGILFGAVGAARDSLQAAVEYADSRIQFGKPISAFQLTQKKLADMSVSVGNAALLAVHLGRLKDQHRIRPEQISVGKLHNVREAIAIARECRTVLGANGISLEYSPLRHANNLESVLTYEGTSEMHTLVVGQAITGYPAFR from the coding sequence ATGAGCGGCAAGCCCCTGAAGGACCCCCTCGACCTGCTCGACATCGCCTCCGTCCTCACCGACGAGGAGCGCGAGATCCAGGCCACCGTCGCCAGATTCGTCGCCGACCGGGTGCGCCCGCACATCGGCGAGTGGTTCGAGAGCGCCCACTTTGCGCGTGAACTCGCCCCCGAGCTGGGCAAGTTGGGTGTGCTCGGTATGCACCTGGAGGGCTATGGCTGTGCCGGCACCAACGCGGTCGGCTACGGGCTCGCCTGTCTGGAGTTGGAAGCCGCCGACTCCGGCTTCCGCAGTTTCGTCTCCGTGCAGGGCTCGCTGTCGATGTTCTCCATCTGGAAGTGGGGTTCGGAGGAGCAGAAGCGGGAATGGCTACCGCGGCTCGCCGCCGGTGAGGCGATCGGCTGCTTCGGCCTGACCGAGCCGGACTTCGGCAGCAACCCCTCGGACATGCGCACCAAGGCCGTCCGCGACGGCGACGACTGGACCCTCAACGGCTCCAAGATGTGGATCACCAACGGCGGTATCGCCGATGTGGCCACGGTCTGGGCGCAGACCGAGGACGGTATCCGCGGCTTCCTCGTGCCACGTGGGACGCCCGGCTTCACCACACAGGACATCAAGCAGAAGATGTCGCTGCGCGCCTCGATCACCTCGGAGCTGTACTTCGACAACGTCCGGCTGCCCGACTCCGCGCGACTGCCCCTCGCGGAGGGCCTGCGCGGACCGCTGTCCTGCCTGAACGAGGCCCGCTTCGGCATCCTGTTCGGCGCGGTCGGTGCGGCCCGCGACTCGCTCCAGGCGGCCGTCGAGTACGCCGACTCCCGCATCCAGTTCGGCAAGCCGATCAGTGCCTTCCAGCTCACGCAGAAGAAGCTCGCCGACATGAGCGTGTCCGTGGGCAATGCCGCGCTTCTCGCCGTGCACCTGGGGCGGCTCAAGGACCAGCACCGCATCCGGCCCGAGCAGATCAGCGTCGGCAAGCTCCACAACGTGCGGGAGGCGATCGCCATCGCCCGCGAGTGCCGCACCGTCCTCGGCGCCAACGGCATCTCCCTGGAGTACTCGCCGCTGCGCCACGCCAACAACCTGGAGTCCGTCCTCACCTACGAAGGCACCAGCGAGATGCACACCCTGGTCGTCGGTCAGGCGATCACCGGCTACCCGGCGTTCCGCTGA
- a CDS encoding (R)-mandelonitrile lyase: MELLKQLPTMKLPAAWFTGDAWADVVHRGEAPSRIRANIVRFSPGARTAWHSHGLGQTLYIVEGIALIQSRGGEVLEAHPGDVIHTPPDEEHWHGAGPDRFMVHLALWETDDVSWLEHVTDAEYNGPRVSPRTPR, from the coding sequence ATGGAACTGCTGAAGCAGCTTCCGACCATGAAACTGCCGGCCGCCTGGTTCACCGGCGACGCCTGGGCCGACGTCGTCCACCGCGGCGAGGCGCCTTCACGTATCCGGGCGAACATCGTCCGCTTCTCGCCCGGCGCCCGTACCGCGTGGCATTCACACGGCCTCGGACAGACCCTCTACATCGTGGAGGGCATCGCGCTGATCCAGTCCCGAGGAGGTGAGGTTCTGGAGGCCCACCCGGGTGACGTCATCCACACGCCCCCGGACGAGGAGCACTGGCACGGCGCCGGCCCGGACCGCTTCATGGTCCACCTCGCGCTGTGGGAGACCGACGACGTCTCGTGGCTCGAGCACGTCACCGACGCCGAATACAACGGCCCGCGTGTCAGCCCCCGCACACCACGCTGA